From the Candidatus Methanosuratincola sp. genome, one window contains:
- a CDS encoding GNAT family N-acetyltransferase, translating into MEVENTGEAFMIRLSPRSSAELAYHIEGSLIFLDSTYTPEEFRGRGVGAKLVEAAISYAKERGLRIVPVCPFALEYFKKHPEHDDILSQ; encoded by the coding sequence ATGGAAGTGGAGAACACTGGAGAGGCCTTCATGATAAGGCTCTCCCCAAGGAGCTCGGCTGAGTTGGCATACCACATCGAGGGCAGCCTCATTTTCCTCGATTCCACCTATACGCCGGAAGAATTCCGCGGGAGGGGGGTCGGCGCCAAGCTGGTCGAGGCTGCCATAAGCTATGCAAAGGAGCGGGGTCTCAGGATCGTCCCTGTCTGCCCCTTCGCATTGGAATACTTTAAAAAACATCCTGAGCACGATGACATCCTGTCGCAGTGA